CCAATGGAAATAATTAAGACACCGACTACTAAAGGATTCATTCCATCGGCAAATGTATGTTGAGAGAATGACAACAAGCCTAAAACCAGGACAATTGTGCCGATCATTTCTGTAAGAACATTTGCAGGATAATTTCTAATCGCTGGACCCGTTGCAAAAGTTCCTAAAATAGCACCTTTATCTTCTGTCGCTTGCCAATGATCCAAGTACGTTAACCAAACTAACGTAGCGCCTATAACCCCACCAGCTACCTGAGCTAGAATAAACGGTACGACCAAACTCCAACTAAAGTTACCAGCAATCGCCATCGCAATTGTAACAGCTGGATTTAAATGAGCTGGTCCCATAAAACCTGCAACATAAACAGCAATCGTAACTGCCGCACCCCAACCTAATGCAATAACAATCCAACCTGAAGCTTCCGCTTTACTTTTCTTCAAGTTAACCGCCGCGCAAACACCATCACCTAATAAAACCAAGATCAACGTACCTAAAAACTCACTAAAAATCTGTAATGTATCTCCACTCATCTCTATCGCTCCTTATATAAAAAGTTTGTTGAACCGGTTAGGCCTGGCAGAAAAATAGAAAATTCCAAGAAAAGTGGCTCTTTACTTTTTTGGGAATTTATCTTTTTTCCGAAGGACTGGCTCACAAGAACTAGCCTTGATAAAAAGTTTGTTGAGCCGGTTAGCTCTGGCAAGAAAATAGGAAAAATTGATAGGACGCTTTTTGTCCTCTCGAATTTTTATCTTTTTCTCGAAGAGTTGGCTCATAAGAACTAGCCTTTTTTCAATTCAATTAAATCTGATTCATTGATGACTTGAGCCAATTCATTGATATAGTTTGATTTTTCTTCTTCAGACCAATTTAGTCTTTCTGCCATTACATCAACAACTGGTTGTTTAATTTCATCCAAACTATCACGCATAAAGAGCATATGATTCGTCCGACGCACTAAGAAATCAGCTGGTGTCAAGGTCATTTCTTCGTTGAGAGCATAGTCCAGACTCAAGCTTTCACCTAAGCCCATACCTGGAAAGGCTTTCAATTTATCGATATTTGCAAATAATGCCGTTACATTGCTGCCATACAAGTCAGCTAAATAAATTGCCTCTTCTTTCGATAAACCTTTTTCTATTCCTTCTTTAGCTAAAGTCTCTAACGTCTCTTCAACCTTCCCAGGATCCATTTTTCCTCCTGAAATTTGATAGGTTTTAGAATCAATCAGTGTAAATACTTTGTGGAATTCTGCTTCTAATGTTTTTTGAATGAGCTGCATCGCACCTTCTGCCATTTTTCGATAATCTGTAATTTTCCCACCTGAAAGTGTAATCAAACCATCTTCTTCCCTTGTTAAATCACTACCACGAGAAACGGTTGAAGGCGTTGTAGCACTTTCTGCCAAGCTACTTTCTAAGTTATTTAAAACATCTTCCACAGCAAAACGGTCAACTTCTTTATTTTGATATTTTGTGACTACATCAATCACTTGAGAAAAACTGTTATCTGAAAGCTTGCCATTGTCCCCACCATTATAATCCGATCCGCCATTTGTTGAAATTAACGGGCGCAAACCAACCCAGCTTGATTCAATATCAGCTAATGTTATTTTTGCAGATGGATAACGATAATTTATACATTCCAGTAAATAATCCACATCCGCTTGCTCAACAGTTGGTTGTGCATAATCTCCTTGGTAATCTGTATCTGTTGTTCCAAAATAAGTTTTATTTTCTCTTGGAACAACAAAGAACATCCGACCATCATTTTTTCCAGTATCTAGATAAGTTGGTTGAGGTACAGTTAATCTACTGCTATCAATAACTAAATGAACCCCTTTTGTTGGTCGAATTTGTGGAGTGATTTTTTTCGATTGATCTAATTCACGGACTTTATCCACCCAAGGACCACTGGTATTAATCACCAAGTTAGCATGTATATCAAAAATCTCATCCGTTAATAAATCTTGTGCTTTAACCCCATTAACATTACCTGATTCATTATATAGAAATCCAATAGCTTTAACTCGACTAAGCATTGCACCGCCATCTGCAGCAGCTTGCTTAATATTTTCAATAACCAATCGAGCATCATTATTTTTAAAATCTAAATAGACACCACCACCGAGTAAACCTTCTTTTTTCAAATAAGGTTCTCTTTCCAAAACTTCATCTGCCGTTAGGGTATAGTTCGCATATTTACTACCCGTAACGTTAGCTAGTTGATCATATAGATCCATGGCAATCTTGACTGAAAACATATTGAAGGTTGAGCTTGCTTCATTATAGATAGGCAATAACATCGGTGCTGGTTTAGGAATGTGTGGTGCAATGCCTTGGACAACTGCCCGCTCCGTCACTGTATCTGAAACAACTTCAACATCAAAGTTCTTCAAATAGCGAATGCCTCCATGCACCAACTTAGTTGATCTAGAAGAAGTTCCTTCCGCAAAATCTTGCATTTCAATTAAACCTGTCTGCATACCGGATGCACTGGCTTGGACTGCGACACCCGCGCCAGTGATTCCTCCTCCGATAATCAATACATCTAACTGTTTCGTTTTTAAATCTTTAACTATCTTTTGTCGTGTTTCATTAGAAAAAGCCATAATGATGAGTTCACCCTTTCATCAGCATACGTCTATTTTGAGGTATGCTTAAACATTTGAGTAGCTGCGACTGCTTGTTGCCAACCTTCATATAAATTTTCACGTTTTTCAGCTGGCATTGTTGGTTCAAAGATTTCGCCTTCTTCATAAAATTCTTTTAGTTCATCTAAATCTTTCCAAAAACCAACGGCTAAACCAGCTAAGAATGCTGCACCTAAAGCTGTTGTTTCTAGATTGCTTGCTCTTTGTACAGCTGTATCTAAAATATCTGCTTGGAATTGCATTAAATAATTATTATTCGCTGCACCCCCATCCACTTTTAATAGTGGAATATCAATGCCTGTATCATGTTGCATCGTAGAAATAACATCTCTAGCTTGATAGGCAATCGACTGTAATGTCGCTTTAACAAAATCTTCTCGAGTTGTACCACGAGTGATACCAAAGATTGCTCCACGAGCAGCAGAATCCCAATATGGAGCACCTAAACCAGTGAAAGCAGGTACCACGAAAATATCATCTGCACTTGTTGATTCCATTGCAATTTTCTCAGTATCAGCTGCACTTTGAATCATCTTCAATCCATCTCGCAACCATTGAATTGCCGAACCAGTTACAAATATACTTCCTTCAATTGCGTAATACACTTTTCCATTAATTCCATACCCAATTGTAGTTAATAAATTATTTTTAGAAAGGGTTGGTACTTCACCAGTATTCATAACAATAAATGAACCTGTGCCATACGTATTTTTAACCATTCCAGGTTCAAAAGCCATTTGACCAAATAATGCAGCTTGTTGATCTCCTGCCATACCTGAAATTGGAACTTCACTTCCATAAAAATGAAAGTTTTTCGTATACCCGTATATCTCAGAATTTGAACAAGCTTTTGGTAACATGACTTTTGGAATATTTAATAAGTCTAGTATCTCTTGATCCCACTCTAAATCATGAATGTTAAACATCATGGTTCTACTAGCATTCGAGTAATCTGTTACATGTGATCCTCCATCTGTTAGTTTCCAAACCAGCCATGTATCTATTGTTCCAAAAAGTAATTCGCCTTTTTCAGCACGTTCTTGTGCGCCTTCAACATGGTCCAAAATCCAGCGAATCTTCGTAGCTGAAAAATAAGCATCTATAATTAATCCTGTTTTTTTGTGGAAGAAATCTGCATATCCATCTGCTTTTAGTTGATCTGCAATCGGAGAAGATTGACGAGATTGCCAAACCACAGCGTTATGAATCGGTAGGCCGGTTTTTTTATCCCAAATGACAGTAGTTTCACGTTGATTTGTAATCCCGATACCTGCAATTTGTTCTGGTCGAATACCTGACTCGATAAATGCTCCAGCAATTACTGACTGTACAGAATTCCAGATTTCATTGGCATTGTGCTCTACCCAACCATCATTTGGAAAATATTGAGTAAATTCTTTTTGGGAATTTCCCACATTTTTACCGTGCTTATCAAATATAATCGCTCTCGAACTTGTAGTCCCTTGGTCAATCGACATAATGTACTTAGCTTCTGTCATTTTAA
This Carnobacterium maltaromaticum DSM 20342 DNA region includes the following protein-coding sequences:
- the glpO gene encoding type 1 glycerol-3-phosphate oxidase; this translates as MAFSNETRQKIVKDLKTKQLDVLIIGGGITGAGVAVQASASGMQTGLIEMQDFAEGTSSRSTKLVHGGIRYLKNFDVEVVSDTVTERAVVQGIAPHIPKPAPMLLPIYNEASSTFNMFSVKIAMDLYDQLANVTGSKYANYTLTADEVLEREPYLKKEGLLGGGVYLDFKNNDARLVIENIKQAAADGGAMLSRVKAIGFLYNESGNVNGVKAQDLLTDEIFDIHANLVINTSGPWVDKVRELDQSKKITPQIRPTKGVHLVIDSSRLTVPQPTYLDTGKNDGRMFFVVPRENKTYFGTTDTDYQGDYAQPTVEQADVDYLLECINYRYPSAKITLADIESSWVGLRPLISTNGGSDYNGGDNGKLSDNSFSQVIDVVTKYQNKEVDRFAVEDVLNNLESSLAESATTPSTVSRGSDLTREEDGLITLSGGKITDYRKMAEGAMQLIQKTLEAEFHKVFTLIDSKTYQISGGKMDPGKVEETLETLAKEGIEKGLSKEEAIYLADLYGSNVTALFANIDKLKAFPGMGLGESLSLDYALNEEMTLTPADFLVRRTNHMLFMRDSLDEIKQPVVDVMAERLNWSEEEKSNYINELAQVINESDLIELKKG
- a CDS encoding MIP/aquaporin family protein, whose amino-acid sequence is MSGDTLQIFSEFLGTLILVLLGDGVCAAVNLKKSKAEASGWIVIALGWGAAVTIAVYVAGFMGPAHLNPAVTIAMAIAGNFSWSLVVPFILAQVAGGVIGATLVWLTYLDHWQATEDKGAILGTFATGPAIRNYPANVLTEMIGTIVLVLGLLSFSQHTFADGMNPLVVGVLIISIGLSLGGATGYAINPARDLGPRIAHQILPIANKGDSDWSYSWVPVVGPVLGAIIAAGIFLVIM
- the glpK gene encoding glycerol kinase GlpK gives rise to the protein MTEAKYIMSIDQGTTSSRAIIFDKHGKNVGNSQKEFTQYFPNDGWVEHNANEIWNSVQSVIAGAFIESGIRPEQIAGIGITNQRETTVIWDKKTGLPIHNAVVWQSRQSSPIADQLKADGYADFFHKKTGLIIDAYFSATKIRWILDHVEGAQERAEKGELLFGTIDTWLVWKLTDGGSHVTDYSNASRTMMFNIHDLEWDQEILDLLNIPKVMLPKACSNSEIYGYTKNFHFYGSEVPISGMAGDQQAALFGQMAFEPGMVKNTYGTGSFIVMNTGEVPTLSKNNLLTTIGYGINGKVYYAIEGSIFVTGSAIQWLRDGLKMIQSAADTEKIAMESTSADDIFVVPAFTGLGAPYWDSAARGAIFGITRGTTREDFVKATLQSIAYQARDVISTMQHDTGIDIPLLKVDGGAANNNYLMQFQADILDTAVQRASNLETTALGAAFLAGLAVGFWKDLDELKEFYEEGEIFEPTMPAEKRENLYEGWQQAVAATQMFKHTSK